The region CCTGCCGCTGGCGATGGCGGAGGATCCGCTGTCGTCGGTGGTGCTCGGCGCCGGCCGCATGCTCTCGGACTTCAACCTGCTGCGGAAGATTTCGATCGATTGATGCCGCGGACCACAGACGCGAGCGGGCGCGCGTGTAGGGGAGTCTGAGGGGCGGAGCCCCTCAGATCAAATCGATGCTTGACATCCGCAAGCGGACCGGCTGGATCTTCTTCGGCGCGATGATCGCGCAGATCCTGCTGGTGTCCGCGCAGGTGCAGACCAAGTCCGGCGTGCGGGCGCTGAACGCGGTGACCTTCGAGGTGTTCTCGCGGATCGAGCACGGCACCGCCTCCTTCGTGAAGGGCGGCCAGGGCTTCTGGGGGAACTACATCGGCCTGCGCGGCGTGAAAGCGGAGAACGACGCGCTCAAGAAGCGGGTCGCCGAGCTGGAAGTGCAGCTGCAGCAGGAGCACGCGCTGGCGGCGCGATCGCAGCGGCTGCAGGCGCTGATGGATCTGAAGTCGCAGGCGACGGTGCCGACGCTGGCCGCGGAGGTGATCGCCGGCAACCCGGATCCGATCATGCGGACGATCACGATCGATCGCGGCAGCGCCGACGGCGTGCTGCCCGACATGGCGGTGATCGCGCCCGGCGGCGTGGTCGGACGCGTCATCGGCCCGGTGGCACGGCATGCGGCGCGCGTGCAGCTGATCATCGATCGCAACGCCGCCGCGGGAGCGATCATCGAGCGCACGCGCACCGGCGGCATGGTGGTCGGCGCCGAATCGAATCCGCCGCTGCGCATGGAACTGGTCTCGAACCTGGCCGACGTCCAGCCCGGTGACGCGGTCGTCGCCTCCGGCGTCGACGGGATCTATCCGAAGGGCTACGCCATCGGCAGGATCGAGAAGGCGGAGCGGGGCAGCGGCCTCTACTACACGATCGAGGTGCGGCCCACGGTCGACTTCTCGGGGATCGAGGAAGTGCTGGTGGTGATGGCGCCGGCGCGGCCGGCGACGGTCGAAGAACCGGTGAAGCCCGCCGAGCCGGCGAAGCCCGGCGGGCCGAAGTGAGGTCGGCGGCGGTGGTCCTGGGGATCGTCGGCGCGCTCGCGCTGCAGACGACGCTGTCGGGGATGCTGACGGGCGGCGCCATCGCGGTCAACCTGGTGCTGGTCGCGGTCGTGTTCCTCGCGCTCTCGTACGGGGCGGTGACCGGGACGCTGGTCGGCATGATCGGCGGCCTGGCGCAGGACGCGCTGGCGGGCGGGATTGTCGGGCTCGGCGGGATGACGAAAACCGTGATCGGCTTTTTCGTCGGCGTCCTGTCCGCCCAGTTCAACCTGTCGACGACGGTGCCGCGGCTGGTGATGTTCGCCGCCGCGACGGTCGTCCACCAGGTGGTGTTCGAGGGGCTGCACGCGCTGATTGGCGGACGGCCGCTGGCACTGCAGTGGTCCGCGGTGCTGATACAGGCGCTGGCCAACGCGCTGCTCGGGATCGTGGCATTCTTTATCGTGGAGAAGGGGCCGGAAGCGGCGCAGCGCCGCCGCACCGGCCGATCGACGCTGTCGCAGCGGAGATTCTGAGCATGACCACCAACTTGATGCCGGACGATCGGCGCAGTCTGACCCTGCGGCTCGGCGTCCTGCAGTACATCGTCGCCTGCACCTTTGCGCTGCTTGCGGTGGGCTTCTGGATCTTCCAGATCGGCCAGCACGAGAAGTTCCGCGAGATGGCCGAGAACAACCGGCTGCGCCGGCTGCCGCTGCCGGCGCCGCGCGGGGTGCTGCTCGATCGGCATGGCAAGGTGCTGGTCGAGAACCAGAGCACCTTCAACATCGCGCTGGTCCGCGAGCAGACCAAGAACATCGGCGACGTGCTTCGGATCGTGGCGTTCGCCACCGGCGTGGACCGCGAGCAGCTGGAGGATGTCGTCAACCGCCGCCGCCGCGAGCCGAGCTTCCGCCCGATCGTGCTGATCGAGAACGCGTCCGAGGCCCAGGTCGCGGCGGTGTACGCGCGCCGTCTCGAGCTGCCCGGCGTCTTCTATCAGCAGGTGCCGTCGCGCAAGTATCCCGCGAGCGCCGTCGGCGCGCACCTGTTCGGCTATGTCGGCGAGGTCACCGAGCCGCAGCTGCAGCGGGCCGACTACAAGGACATCGAGCCTGGAACGATCGTCGGCCAGGCGGGGCTCGAGCTCGCGTACAACAAGCAGCTGATGGGCGTGGACGGCAACAAGGTGGTGGTCGTCAACAGCGTCGGCCGGGAGATCCGTCCGCTGGAGGAGCTGCCGCCGACGACCGGCCGCCCGATGCAGCTCACCATCGACGCCGACGTGCAGAAGGCGACCGAGGACGGCTTCGCGGCGACCGGCTTCGACGGCGCCGCCGTCGTGCTCGATCCGCGCAACGGCGAGGTCCTGTCGTTCACCAGCCGTCCCTCGTTCGATCCCAACGCGTTCACCGCCGGCATCGACCGCTCGACGTGGAGCGCGCTGATCAACGATCCGCTCAAGCCGCTGCAGAACCGCGCGCTGCAGGGCACCTATTCGCCCGGCTCCACGTTCAAGATGGCGGTGGGGCTGGCGGGCC is a window of Vicinamibacterales bacterium DNA encoding:
- the mreC gene encoding rod shape-determining protein MreC; translation: MLDIRKRTGWIFFGAMIAQILLVSAQVQTKSGVRALNAVTFEVFSRIEHGTASFVKGGQGFWGNYIGLRGVKAENDALKKRVAELEVQLQQEHALAARSQRLQALMDLKSQATVPTLAAEVIAGNPDPIMRTITIDRGSADGVLPDMAVIAPGGVVGRVIGPVARHAARVQLIIDRNAAAGAIIERTRTGGMVVGAESNPPLRMELVSNLADVQPGDAVVASGVDGIYPKGYAIGRIEKAERGSGLYYTIEVRPTVDFSGIEEVLVVMAPARPATVEEPVKPAEPAKPGGPK
- the mreD gene encoding rod shape-determining protein MreD; amino-acid sequence: MRSAAVVLGIVGALALQTTLSGMLTGGAIAVNLVLVAVVFLALSYGAVTGTLVGMIGGLAQDALAGGIVGLGGMTKTVIGFFVGVLSAQFNLSTTVPRLVMFAAATVVHQVVFEGLHALIGGRPLALQWSAVLIQALANALLGIVAFFIVEKGPEAAQRRRTGRSTLSQRRF
- the mrdA gene encoding penicillin-binding protein 2 encodes the protein MTTNLMPDDRRSLTLRLGVLQYIVACTFALLAVGFWIFQIGQHEKFREMAENNRLRRLPLPAPRGVLLDRHGKVLVENQSTFNIALVREQTKNIGDVLRIVAFATGVDREQLEDVVNRRRREPSFRPIVLIENASEAQVAAVYARRLELPGVFYQQVPSRKYPASAVGAHLFGYVGEVTEPQLQRADYKDIEPGTIVGQAGLELAYNKQLMGVDGNKVVVVNSVGREIRPLEELPPTTGRPMQLTIDADVQKATEDGFAATGFDGAAVVLDPRNGEVLSFTSRPSFDPNAFTAGIDRSTWSALINDPLKPLQNRALQGTYSPGSTFKMAVGLAGLEEGIITPNFHVYCGGGQTFYGRFFRCHKATGHGSMNLAHAIEQSCDVYFYTVGNMLGVDRINKWATLFGLGVKSGIDLPNELSGLVPSTEWKAKYTREKKWYAGETISVSIGQGQVSVTPVSLAVYTATLANGGTRVTPHLVKAVDDGTGLKPVPAPKPQSQVEVTPEKLQAIREGMWLVVNGGAGTARRAAIPGKDVCGKTGTAQVISLQGRAAARTNRNLRDHGWFTFFAPRDNPEIAGVVFLEHGIHSANAASVARHILETYFAKKEGRPLPPPPTREQMRLDLSDRFARTGAGQH